From Phragmites australis chromosome 5, lpPhrAust1.1, whole genome shotgun sequence, a single genomic window includes:
- the LOC133917910 gene encoding uncharacterized protein LOC133917910, translating into MWCQVTARNNYQAYEVDKALLCSLARQHASAQPPAATRLRPAARSNVPPPSRPTNATLQHRASAWLARSYALPPGRLARSYALPPGRLARLRAALPPDRLARPPTRSPADALPPKPPAGFLARLPTRSPDDALPPEPPAGFLARSPAQPASTPGPRGAAPPPELADKKLEARTNRILEKWFLEKPKAERKKLTAMRGAMPAGPEDPRPSDPRRVRLVLATSTRAGPPNSGLDRAVREPGCGYAATERTRELLMAVVMGAITENGVPLRTIMEWKVSTCCKL; encoded by the exons TGACAGCAAGAAATAATTACCAAGCTTATGAAGTTGACAAGGCTCTGCTCTGCTCGCTCGCCCGC CAACACGCCTCTGCCCAGCCGCCCGCAGCAACACGCCTCCGCCCAGCCGCCCGCAGCAACGTGCCaccgcccagccgcccgaccaaCGCGACGCTCCAGCACCGCGCTTCCGCCTGGCTCGCCCGCAGCTACGCGCTTCCTCCCGGCCGCCTCGCCCGCAGCTACGCGCTTCCTCCCGGCCGGCTCGCTCGCCTGCGCGCCGCGCTTCCGCCCGACCGGCTCGCTCGCCCGCCGACGCGTTCGCCCGCCGACGCGCTACCACCCAAGCCGCCCGCTGGCTTCCTCGCTCGCCTGCCGACGCGCTCACCCGACGACGCGCTACCACCCGAGCCGCCCGCCGGCTTCCTCGCTCGCTCGCCCGCGCAACCTGCTAGCACACCCGGGCCGCGCGGCGCCGCGCCTCCGCCTGAGCTAGCGGATAAG AAGCTAGAAGCTAGAACAAACAGGATTCTGGAGAAGtggtttctggagaagccaaaa GCAGAGCGGAAGAAATTGACGGCGATGCGAGGTGCCATGCCGGCGGGCCCAGAGGACCCTCGGCCGTCGGATCCGCGCCGCGTGCGGCTCGTCCTGGCCACGTCAACACGCGCGGGACCACCGAACAGTGGGTTGGATCGGGCCGTGAGGGAGCCGGGGTGTGGATATGCCGCCACCGAACGGACCCGTGAGCTTTTAATGGCTGTAGTTATGGGCGCCATAACGGAGAACGGAGTCCCGTTGCGTACAATAATGGAGTGGAAAGTTAGCACTTGCTGCAAGCTGTAG
- the LOC133919092 gene encoding auxin response factor 7-like, which translates to MANFGSACGSGSSSDALYRELWHACAGPLITVPRQGELVYYFPQGHMEQLEASTDQQLDQHLPLFNLPSKILCKVVNVELRAETDSDEVYAQIMLQPEANQSEPTSQDSEPQEPEKCSVHSFCKTLTASDTSTHGGFSVLRRHAEECLPQLDMTQNPPWQELVAKDLHGNEWHFRHIFRGQPRRHLLTTGWSVFVSSKRLVAGDAFIFLRGENGELRVGVRRLMRQLNNMPSSVISSHSMHLGVLATASHAISTGTLFSVFYKPRTSQSEFVVSVNKYLEAKNRKMSVGMRFKMRFEGDESPERRFSGTIIGVGGMPTNSTSPWADSDWRSLKVQWDERSAVPCPDRVSPWELEPLDGTNLQPPQPPSRNKRARPPVSPSIALEHPPVFGLWKSPAEPTQAFSFSGLQRTQERYPSNPNSIFSSPMNVGFNSRNECSTLTSNHFYWPMQDTRADPYSASINKVPPERKQEPSTAGCRLFGIEISSATSPVVTVASVGQDQPPAASVDVESDQLSQPSHANKADAPAASSERSPHETESRQVRSCTKVIMQGMAVGRAVDLTRLDGYDDLHHKLEEMFDIQGELCASLKKWKVVYTDDEDDMMLVGDDPWHEFCSMVKRIYIYSYEEAKCLTPKARLPVIGDTIKPNPSKPPPESDMQQSYFNNNAPVADKD; encoded by the exons ATGGCGAACTTCGGCTCTGCCTGCGGCTCAG GGAGTTCTAGTGATGCGCTGTACCGGGAACTCTGGCATGCTTGCGCTGGCCCGTTGATTACGGTGCCTCGCCAAGGCGAGCTGGTTTACTACTTCCCCCAGGGTCACATGGAACAG CTTGAAGCATCTACAGATCAACAACTTGATCAGCACTTACCTTTGTTTAATCTACCATCCAAGATTTTGTGCAAGGTGGTCAATGTAGAGCTTAGG GCTGAAACTGATTCCGATGAAGTTTATGCTCAAATTATGCTGCAACCAGAAGCAAAT CAAAGTGAACCCACCAGCCAAGATTCCGAGCCTCAGGAGCCCGAAAAATGCAGTGTCCATTCCTTCTGCAAGACTTTGACTGCTTCAGATACGAGCACCCATGGTGGATTCTCTGTCCTTAGGAGGCATGccgaagaatgtttgccccaactg GATATGACTCAGAATCCACCATGGCAAGAACTGGTCGCTAAAGATCTCCATGGAAATGAATGGCATTTCCGTCATATCTTTCGAG GACAACCAAGGAGGCATCTACTTACAACAGGCTGGAGTGTTTTTGTTAGCTCGAAAAGATTGGTTGCTGGTGACGCATTTATCTTTTTGAG AGGTGAGAATGGAGAGCTACGAGTCGGGGTAAGGAGGCTCATGAGGCAACTAAATAACATGCCGTCATCAGTTATATCAAGCCACAGCAtgcatcttggagtcttggcaACTGCATCTCATGCTATCTCCACTGGAACTCTCTTTTCTGTTTTCTACAAGCCCAG GACAAGTCAATCTGAGTTTGTCGTTAGTGTTAACAAGTACCTTGAAGCTAAGAATCGCAAGATGTCTGTTGGAATGAGGTTTAAGATGAGATTTGAGGGTGATGAATCTCCTGAAAGAAG ATTTAGTGGAACAATTATTGGTGTGGGAGGCATGCCAACTAACTCAACATCTCCATGGGCAGATTCTGACTGGCGATCTTTGAAG GTCCAGTGGGATGAGCGTTCTGCTGTTCCATGTCCAGATAGAGTTTCACCATGGGAACTAGAACCACTTGACGGAACTAATCTGCAGCCGCCTCAGCCTCCTTCAAGAAATAAGCGAGCACGACCTCCTGTTTCACCTTCTATTGCTCTAGAACATCCTCCAGTTTTCG GCTTATGGAAATCCCCAGCTGAGCCTACCCAAGCTTTCTCGTTTTCGGGACTGCAGCGAACTCAGGAACGATACCCTTCAAATCCCAATTCGATCTTCTCATCACCAATGAATGTTGGATTCAATTCAAGGAATGAGTGTTCTACTCTAACCAGCAATCATTTTTACTGGCCAATGCAAGACACAAGAGCCGATCCCTACTCTGCTAGCATTAACAAAGTTCCGCCTGAAAGGAAGCAAGAACCTTCTACTGCTGGCTGCAGATTATTTGGTATTGAGATAAGTTCTGCAACATCACCAGTGGTTACTGTTGCTAGTGTTGGTCAAGACCAACCACCTGCTGCCTCGGTAGATGTTGAGTCCGATCAGCTCTCACAACCATCCCATGCCAACAAAGCGGATGCCCCAGCAGCAAGCAGTGAGCGCTCTCCTCATGAGACTGAAAGCCGGCAAGTCAGGAGCTGCACCAAG GTAATTATGCAAGGAATGGCAGTTGGAAGGGCAGTGGACTTGACGAGGTTAGATGGGTACGATGATCTTCACCACAAGTTGGAAGAGATGTTTGACATCCAGGGAGAGCTCTGTGCCAGCCTCAAGAAATGGAAGGTTGTTTACacagatgatgaggatgatatgATGCTGGTTGGGGACGATCCATGGCA TGAATTTTGTAGCATGGTGAAAAGGATATACATTTACTCTTACGAAGAGGCCAAGTGTCTGACTCCCAAGGCCAGGctgccagtcattggtgacaccATCAAGCCAAACCCGAGCAAACCGCCTCCCGAATCGGACATGCAGCAGAGTTATTTTAACAACAACGCCCCAGTTGCCGATAAGGACTGA
- the LOC133919093 gene encoding RING-H2 finger protein ATL58-like, giving the protein MSCTSPDPPDYCLAESPELKLYQAFIFSVPVFFTLVSLLFFYLFYLRRRRANWESLQMRANNLIRGDNPRSQCGLKKEMREMLPVVIFKESFLIRETQCSVCLADYQPDEQLQRIPPCGHTFHIDCIDHWLSTNTTCPLCRVSLLPAPKSTSIDPDLEAQVAEEESLNVQHQEGLVNDNTLQQDQAPEQGGTELQSDAGESLTVREVAVPQADVEGSPSTTFRPGKAKK; this is encoded by the exons ATGTCTTGCACCTCTCCAGATCCACCGGACTACTGCTTGGCCGAATCGCCTGAGCTTAAGCTGTACCAAGCCTTCATCTTCTCGGTGCCTGTCTTCTTTACATTAGTCTCGCTTCTCTTCTTCTACTTGTTCTACTTGAGGCGGCGCAGGGCGAATTGGGAGTCCTTGCAGATGAGGGCAAATAATCTGATACGGGGAGATAACCCTAGA TCGCAGTGTGGTCTAAAGAAGGAGATGCGGGAAATGTTGCCGGTGGTCATCTTCAAGGAGAGCTTCTTGATCAGGGAGACACA GTGCTCTGTCTGCCTAGCAGACTATCAACCCGATGAGCAGCTCCAGAGAATACCTCCTTGTGGCCATACATTTCATATCGATTGCATCGACCACTGGCTCTCTACAAACACCACCTGCCCCCTTTGTCGAGTATCGCTTCTTCCAGCCCCCAAATCAACCAGCATTGATCCAGATCTGGAAGCACAAGTTGCCGAAGAGGAGTCTCTGAATGTACAGCATCAGGAGGGCCTTGTTAACGACAACACACTACAGCAAGATCAGGCACCCGAACAAGGTGGAACCGAACTGCAGAGTGATGCGGGCGAATCTTTGACGGTCAGGGAGGTCGCTGTGCCTCAAGCTGACGTTGAGGGGTCACCAAGCACAACCTTCCGGCCCGGTAAAGCGAAGAAATAA